The genomic window GCGCTGGACATCTTGTCATCCACGCTCGGGCCTGACAGCGGTCAGGTGGCCGCGAATTTGAACGAGGCCGCCAGCAACGATCAGTTCCGTGGCGACTACGTCTCCGCGAAACGCCGTTGCTTGGAAGCCGCTCGCATCTTTGCTAATTCGCGCCCTGAAGTACGACAGGCGTTTTTGCCGTGGGTCTGGTATACGCTGGCGCGCATCGGAATTGCCACGGGCGACGCGACCATTTATCGGCAGGCCTGTGAAGGTCTGATCCCGCTGCATCGCGAGGACAGCGTACCGGAATTCTCCAAGGCGATCACGTTCACGTGCGGCATGGGGCCCAACGGATTGGAACATCCGGATCTGGCGGTGCAGTTAGGGCGGCGCGCGGCCGCCGGACTGCCCAAGACGCCCTGGGCGCAACAGGACTTGGGCATGGTTTACTTCCGCGCGGGCCAGCCGGCGGATGCGGAGCGAGAATTGACGGCGTCGGTGGCGCGGCAAGGTTCGCAACCGCATTTTCTCGCCATGACGTTTCTTGCGATGACGTACGAGGAGCTGAACCGCCACGACGAGGCGCTGCAGTGGTTGGCGCAGGCGGAGGCCTGGCACGCGGCGCGATTGGATCAGAAGGCACGCGAAGATCATGAGGCCGCGGCGGCCCGCGCCGCCGCTGACCCTGCTGCCCCGACCAGGCGTCTCGCGCAGGATCCATTTCTGACATGGGACGATACGGTGCTGTTCGGATGCATTCTGCAAGAGGCGCAAAGACGCATTCGCGGCACGGCGCCGGCGGACGAAGCGAATTGAGTACATTCCTCTCTCGCGAGTTGTCGCCTTCGCCGTCGACGAGATGGGCAGTAGGCCGTCCGGCAATCCTGTTGCCTCAACTGCGCGACCACGAAGTTGACCGCTCCACTAGCCCCGCAATATCGCCGCCAAACCTCGTTTCTGTG from Planctomycetia bacterium includes these protein-coding regions:
- a CDS encoding tetratricopeptide repeat protein, producing the protein MRREAADDLAKAGDVAAAEQLYRESLASDQQSLGRRPFVGQSTAAFAKFLMHQGRFDEAEPVFVEALDILSSTLGPDSGQVAANLNEAASNDQFRGDYVSAKRRCLEAARIFANSRPEVRQAFLPWVWYTLARIGIATGDATIYRQACEGLIPLHREDSVPEFSKAITFTCGMGPNGLEHPDLAVQLGRRAAAGLPKTPWAQQDLGMVYFRAGQPADAERELTASVARQGSQPHFLAMTFLAMTYEELNRHDEALQWLAQAEAWHAARLDQKAREDHEAAAARAAADPAAPTRRLAQDPFLTWDDTVLFGCILQEAQRRIRGTAPADEAN